A window of Ranitomeya variabilis isolate aRanVar5 chromosome 2, aRanVar5.hap1, whole genome shotgun sequence contains these coding sequences:
- the LOC143809403 gene encoding uncharacterized protein LOC143809403, which produces MDTGDAAVESGRLHTASTSMGQHEDGGSMRPERSRQDAGLAAAGNTAPRQPVGSCSGVGTSSGTHGEGLFRGALESSAGAVRDLLARSLSAGTWSHYTRAWDSWVRWKNQMGADLEDESKLILFIGHIWESGWSVSKINNSLSGLAFGFKLRGLQDLTKSFLVRQVVKGCRKGWKVSDGRRPVSYEVLLNLENQLEAVCSDMGEVILFRLAFSLAFFGAFRLGELVSPSKCKKGGILRQDVDMFGDRLVIILRSSKTDTAGKGCRVVLFEVNGSPVCPVKCLREFLSGPGSGDCPLLVHKDGSFLSRFQFLTVFRRCLEKGGISAKNFSGHSFRIGAATEAARRGLGDEMVQRIGRWESVRFRSYIRPSLL; this is translated from the exons atggacactggggacgcagcggtcgagtcaggccggctgcacactgcatcaacttccatgggacagcacgaggatggaggaagcatgcgcccagagagatcgcgtcaggacgccggattggcggctgctgggaacacagcacccaggcagccag TGGGATCGTGTTCGGGAGTTGGCACCTCAAGTGGAACCCACGGggaaggtttgttcagaggagctttggaatcttccgctggggcagtgagagacttgctggccagatcgctgtcggctggaacttggtcgcactatacgagggcctgggattcttgggtccggtggaaaaatcagatgggtgcggatttagaggacgaaagcaaattgattttatttatcggtcatatctgggagtcaggttggtcagtgtcaaaaatcaataattcgttatcaggcttggcttttggctttaaacttagagggttgcaggatttgacaaaatcgtttctggtccggcaggtggtaaaaggctgtcgtaaaggctggaaggtgtcagacggtaggcgaccggtgtcatatgaagttttattaaatctggaaaatcagttagaggctgtgtgttcggatatgggggaagtaattttgtttagattagcattttctctagcattttttggtgcgtttcggttaggtgaattggttagtccttccaagtgtaagaaaggtggtatactgaggcaggatgtggacatgtttggggacaggctagtgataattttgcgttcttccaaaacggatactgcaggtaaaggttgtcgagtggttctttttgaggtaaacggctctccagtttgcccggtaaaatgtttgagggagttcctgtctggtccaggttcgggggattgcccattgttagtgcataaggatgggtcatttctctcccgttttcaatttttgactgtatttagacgttgtttggaaaaagggggcatttcagcgaagaattttagtgggcattcattccggattggggcggcaacggaggctgccaggaggggtctaggagatgaaatggttcagaggatcggtcgttgggaatcagtaagatttcgttcttacattcgcccgtctttgttgtaa